In one Hyphomicrobium sp. 99 genomic region, the following are encoded:
- a CDS encoding malonyl-CoA decarboxylase, which translates to MAERVNVSFFQELMATVAEQGRALLPKALFGDGGGESIEVLSRALMSGRGEASGVAIARQLLNQLRKASSEERLQFFRFLADDLQPDPAQVADAARNYLDHPSEKTLMKLQKASYSPRLEFFRRLNLAAGATAEIVALRSDLVRHIKSDEALAAVDADLERLLTSWFNRGFLVLRRIDWQTPAAILEKIIEYEAVHEIRGWDDLRRRLDPKDRRCFAFFHPALVDEPLIFVEVALMREMPDAIATVLDGHRSDDDAPPTTAVFYSISNCQDGLKGISFGNFLLKQVVEDLARDVSSLRTFVTLSPVPSFARWVDRALATGSDVPISAADRKALSRLRDPRWVEDAIKDAPGAEEIKSALLGLAAHYFLVARSSDDRPVDQVARFHLGNGARLERLNWLADTSEKGLREAHGLMVNYRYDLAEIERNHEAYAFDGTVVASRSVRAQLKAAPKAKGLAAVPDLLALPGAAKAKKGRPEDPKS; encoded by the coding sequence ATGGCCGAACGCGTGAATGTCTCGTTCTTTCAGGAATTGATGGCGACGGTTGCCGAGCAGGGGCGCGCGCTGCTTCCCAAAGCGCTCTTCGGCGACGGTGGCGGCGAGTCGATTGAGGTTCTCTCGCGTGCGCTGATGTCGGGACGCGGGGAAGCGTCGGGTGTGGCGATTGCTCGCCAGCTTCTCAATCAGCTGAGAAAGGCGTCGAGCGAGGAACGGCTGCAATTTTTTCGCTTCCTCGCGGACGATCTGCAACCCGATCCCGCGCAGGTGGCGGATGCGGCGCGGAACTATCTCGATCACCCATCCGAAAAAACGCTCATGAAGCTGCAGAAGGCTTCCTACAGCCCTCGTCTGGAATTCTTCCGGCGCTTGAACCTGGCAGCAGGCGCGACCGCGGAGATCGTGGCGCTTCGCAGCGACCTCGTTCGCCACATCAAGTCGGATGAGGCGCTGGCGGCGGTAGATGCCGATCTCGAGCGGCTTTTGACGTCGTGGTTCAATCGCGGCTTCCTGGTCCTTCGGCGCATCGACTGGCAGACGCCGGCGGCCATTCTGGAAAAGATCATCGAATATGAAGCGGTGCACGAGATCCGCGGCTGGGATGACCTGCGCCGCCGTCTCGATCCCAAGGATCGCCGGTGCTTCGCCTTCTTCCATCCGGCGCTCGTTGACGAACCGTTGATCTTCGTCGAGGTCGCTTTGATGCGCGAGATGCCCGACGCCATCGCGACGGTGCTCGATGGGCATCGCTCGGACGATGATGCGCCGCCAACGACCGCGGTCTTCTATTCGATTTCGAACTGCCAGGACGGTCTCAAGGGCATTTCGTTCGGCAACTTCCTCTTGAAGCAGGTGGTCGAGGATCTAGCGAGAGACGTTTCGAGCCTCAGGACGTTCGTCACGCTGTCTCCGGTTCCGAGCTTCGCGCGCTGGGTCGACCGGGCGCTCGCCACTGGAAGCGACGTTCCGATTTCGGCCGCCGATCGGAAAGCCCTGTCGCGCCTTCGCGATCCGCGCTGGGTCGAGGACGCGATTAAGGACGCGCCCGGGGCGGAGGAGATCAAGTCCGCTCTCTTGGGCTTGGCCGCACATTACTTTCTCGTTGCCCGTTCGAGCGACGACCGGCCGGTGGATCAGGTTGCGCGCTTCCATCTCGGCAACGGTGCGAGGCTCGAGCGGCTGAACTGGCTCGCGGATACCTCGGAGAAGGGACTTCGCGAGGCGCACGGGCTGATGGTCAACTATCGTTACGATCTCGCTGAGATCGAACGCAATCACGAGGCCTACGCGTTTGACGGTACCGTTGTGGCCTCTCGCTCCGTCCGCGCTCAACTCAAAGCCGCGCCGAAGGCGAAGGGTCTTGCCGCGGTTCCAGATCTTCTCGCATTGCCCGGTGCGGCGAAGGCCAAAAAGGGCCGTCCAGAAGACCCCAAGTCGTAG